Proteins co-encoded in one Actinobacillus succinogenes 130Z genomic window:
- a CDS encoding oxaloacetate decarboxylase subunit gamma — translation MTPAELFGEGINLMLSGMGFVITFLLILIWAITTMSKLINRFFPEPVKQSKPSQKPTALSAAVQGNDLDRLRPVIVAAIAHHRRSQGLN, via the coding sequence ATGACTCCAGCAGAACTCTTTGGTGAAGGGATTAACCTGATGCTTTCAGGTATGGGTTTCGTTATTACGTTTTTGCTCATTTTAATTTGGGCAATCACTACGATGTCAAAACTCATTAACCGCTTTTTCCCCGAACCCGTTAAACAATCTAAACCTTCGCAAAAACCGACCGCACTTTCCGCTGCGGTACAAGGAAATGATTTAGATCGTTTACGTCCCGTTATCGTGGCGGCTATCGCCCATCATCGCCGTTCTCAAGGCTTAAATTAA